Genomic segment of Streptomyces sp. NBC_01210:
GAGGACGTCGACGGCCCGCAGCCGTACGTTCGACAGCGGGCAGAGCGTCAGCGGAACCCGCTCCCGTACCAGCCGCTCGACCAGTTCCGGATCCTCCATGCAGCGCAGCCCGTGGTCGATGCGCTCGACGCCCAGCACGTCCAGGGCCTCCCGGATGTACGCCGGCGGGCCCTCCTCGCCCGCATGTGCCACCTTGCGCAGCCCGAGCGCGTCCGCCGCCTCGTACACCTCGCGGAACTTCGACGGCGGATGCCCGGCCTCCGCCGAGTCCAGGCCCACCCCCGCGATCCGGTGCAGACAGGGCTTCGCGGCGTCGAGCGTCTCCATCGCCGACTCGGCGGACTCGTCCCGCAGGAAGCACATGATCAGCCGGGTGGAGATACCGTGCCGCTCCTCGCTGCGGTCGAGCGCGCGGGCCAGCCCGTCGATCACCGTGCCGATCGGGACACCGCGGGCGGTGTGCGCCTGCGGGTCGAAGAAGATCTCCGCGTGGCGCACGCCCTGCCCAGCGGCCCGCGCCAGATACGCGTCGGCGAGTTCGGCGAAGTCGTCCTCGGTGTGCAGGACGGACATCAGCCCGTAGTACAGATCGAGGAAGGACTGCAGGTCCTGGAAGAGGTAGGCGCGGCGCAGCTCTTCAGTGTCCTTGTACGGCAGTACGACGCTGTTGCGCGCGGCGAGCGCGAAGGCGAGCTCGGGCTCGAGGGTGCCTTCGATGTGCAGGTGCAGTTCGGCTTTGGGGAGGGGCATTGCCCCATCTTAGGCCGTTTCGCGCTCAGGTCCTTTTGGGAACGGGGATCCGCCACAGGTCCTGGGCGACGGTCAGCTCACCCTCGTAACCGGCGGCTCTGGCCTGCCGCTCGAACTCGTACGGGTCGCTGTAGCGCTGCGAGAAATGCGTCAGCACGAGATGCCGCACGCCCGCGTCGCGCGCCACGCGGGCCGCCTGGCCGGCGGTCAGGTGGCCGTGGTCCGACGCCAGTTGCTCGTCCTCGTCGAGGAAGGTGGACTCGATGACGAGCATGTCGCAGCCCTCGGCCAGCGCGTACACGCCGTCGCAGATCCTGGTGTCCATGACGAAGGCGAAGCGCTGGCCCCTGCGTACCTCGCTGACGTCGTCGAGAGTGACACCGTCGAGCACGCCCTCGCGCTGCAGCCGGCCGACGCCCGGACCCTGGATGCCGTGCGCGGCCAGTCTCTCGGGCAGCATCCGGCGGCCGTCGGGCTCGGTGATCCGGTAGCCGTACGACTCGACGGGGTGCGAGAGCCTGTGGGCGTCGAGGGTGTACGCATCGGTCGTGGCCAGTACGGCGCTGTCGCCGCCCACCGGCTTCTGGTCCAGCGCCACCGTCTCGCGGTAGGCCGTGGCATACCGCAGCCGTTCGAAGAAGCGCTGTCCGCTCGCCGGGTAGTGCGCGGTGACCGGGTGCGGGACCCGGTCGAGGTTGATCCGCTGGATCACGCCGGCGAGCCCGAGCGAGTGGTCGCCGTGGAAGTGCGTGACGCAGATCCGGTTGATGTCGTGCGCGGCGACACCGGCGCGCAGCATCTGGCGCTGGGTGCCCTCGCCGGGGTCGAAGAGGATGCCCTCGCCGTCCCAGCGCAGCAGATAGCCGTTGTGGTTGCGGTGCCGGGTGGGGACCTGGCTGGCGGTGCCGAGCACCACCAATTCACGTACGGACAAGTCGGTGTACCCGCTACCCGGGAGGCCACTCGAGGCCGCGGCCGCCCAGCATATGCGCGTGCGCGTGGAAGACGGTCTGGCCCGCGCCCGCGCCGGTGTTGAAGACGATGCGGTATCCGGCGCCGTCGACCTTCTCCTCACCGGCGACCTCGCCGGCCTCCCGCAGCACATCGGCGGCGAGCTGCGGCGCCGCGGCGGCGAGGGTGGCGGCGTCGCGGTAGTGCGCCTTGGGGATGACCAGGATGTGCGTCGGGGCCTGGGGGTTGATGTCGCGGAAGGCGACGATGGTCTCCGTCTCCCGTACGACGGTGGCCGGCACCTCCCCCGCGACAATCTTGCAGAACAGGCAGTCAGCCTGCGGTTCTCCCGCCATGACCGGGGTCCTCCTCGCGTGTGGTCGGTACCGACGGCATCGTATAGCCCGCGTCCGGGCAGGCCCGCCGCGGCGGGGTCAAGTGTGCCGAGCGCCCTTGCCCGTCCGCCACGACGGCCGGGGGTCACAACGGCCGGCGGTCACAGACGGCCGGCGCCCACGACTGCGCGAACCGGCCGGCGGTCACGCACGGGCGCGACCGCCGGCGGTCACAACGGCCGGCGCTCCGCTGCGCCAACCGGCCGTCACCCATTCCGCGGCAGGCCTCGCCGGCTCTGCCTACGGCAGGCTCGGCGCCGACTTCGCCGGGTTCTCCGACAGGACCGCCAGCGCCATCCGGACCGCCTCGTCCAGCTGCGGGTCGCGGCCCGCCGCGTGGTCCTGTGGCGTCATGACGACCTCCACGTCCGGGTCCACGCCGTGGTTCTCCACACCCCACTCGTAACCCTCCAGCCAGAAGGCGTACTTCGGCTGCGTGACCAGTGTGCCGTCGACCAGGGAGTACCGGCTGTCGATGCCGACCACGCCGCCCCAGGTCCGCGTGCCCACCACGGGGCCGATGCCCAGCGCCTTGATCGCCGCGTTGACGATGTCGCCGTCCGAGCCCGAGAACTCGTTCGCCACGGCCACCACCGGGCCGCGCGGCGCGTCCTGCGGATAGCTCTGCGGCTGCATCCCGCGCGGCAGGTCCCAGCCCACGATGCGCCGCGCCAGCTTCTCCACCACGAGCTGCGACGTGTGGCCGCCGCGGTTCTCCCGGACGTCCACCACCAGGCCCTCCTTCGCGACCTCGACCCGCAGATCGCGGTGGATCTGGGCCCAGCCCGGCGCCTGCATGTCCGGCACGTGGAGATAGCCCAGTCGGCCCCCGGACCGCTCGTGGACGTAACTACGCCGGTCGGCGACCCAGGCGTGGTACCGCAGCGGCTCCTCGTCCGCGAGCGGGACGACCACCGCGTGCCGCGGATCGCCGCCGCCCGCCGGGGAGATGGTGAGCTCGACAGCCTTGCCCGCCGCGCCGACCAGCAGCGGCCCCGGCCCCGTGATCTCGTCCACCGGTCTTCCGTCCACCGCGAGAATCGCGTCCCCGGCGCGCACCGCGACGCCGGGCGCGGCGAGCGGTGAGTGGGCCTGCGGGTCGGAGGTCTCGGACGGCAGGATGCGGTCGACGCGCCAAGTACCGTCCGCGGAACGGGAGATGTCGGCGCCCAGCAGCCCCTGCCGCGCCGCGGCGCTGCCGTAGCCGCCCCGGGGCGTGACATACGCGTGCGAGGTGCCCAGTTCGCCCTGCACCTCCCAGAGCAGGTCCATCAGGTCGTCGTGCGTGGCCAGCCGGGAGAGGACCGGACGGTACCGCTCCAGTACGCCGTCCCAGTCGACGCCGCCGAGATCCGCGCGCCAGAAGTTGTCGCGCATCAGCCGCCCGGCCTCGTCGTACATCTGCCGCCACTCCGCGGCCGGGTCGACACTGCTGCGTACGCGGGCGAGATCGACGGTGATGTTGGTGTCGCTGTCCTCGTCGCGAGAGGGCCTGCGGTCACTCGGTACGACCTTCAGCTTGCCGTCCGCGTACAGCAGCACCCGCTTGCCGTCACCGCTGACGTCGAAGCTGGTGGCGTCCGCGACGAGTTCCTCGATGCGTTGCTGGACCAGGTCGTACCGCTCCAGCGCGGTCTTCGGCCCCGGGTCGTCGGGCGTGGCCCGGGTCGCGCCCAGGACACCGCGCATCGGATGGCTCAGCCACAGCAGTCCGTCCTTGGCGGCACGCAGCGTGGAGTAGCGGCCCGCCTCGACGGGGAACGGCACTATCCGGTCGGCGAGTCCGTCGAGATCGATACGGGTGACGGGGGCGCCGCTCTCCTCACCGTCCCGCTGGTCCCTGCCCCGGTCGTCCTTGTCCGCTTCGAAGGCCCGGCCGTGGCGCTGCGGCCCGAACGGCGACGGGGTCGTGGCGGCCAGCGTGATCAGATGCGGGCGGCAGCCGCCGACGAAGGCCAGATCGAAGACATGCGTGTCGTAGACCGGGTCGAAGGCGCGCTCGGAAAGGAACGCCAGATGCTTGCCGTCGAGCGTGAACGCGGGCTGGAAGTCACGGAAGCGCAGCGGGGTCGCCTCGGAGACGGACAGATCCGCGGTGTTGGCGAGCTTGAGCTGGCGCAGCGGGGACGGTCCCGGATGTGACCAGGCGAGCCAGCCCGAGTCGGGCGAGAAGACCAGGCCGGTGGCGTGGCCGTGCTCGCTGTGGTCGACCTCGCGGACCTCGCCGCTCTCCCGCTCGACGAGCAGTACCCGGCCGTCGTGCGAGGCGACCGCGGCACGGCTGCCGTCGGGCGCGACGGCAAGGCTGAGTACCCTGCCGAGCCGGCCCGCGCCCAGCCTGCGCGGTGTCGCCCCGGGCGCCGGGCCGACGGCCGGTGCGAACTCGAGGGCGTCGTCCCCCTCGGCGTCCGTCACCCAGACCACATGCTCCTCGCCGTCAGCCCGGAAGGTGCGCGGCA
This window contains:
- a CDS encoding adenosine deaminase is translated as MPLPKAELHLHIEGTLEPELAFALAARNSVVLPYKDTEELRRAYLFQDLQSFLDLYYGLMSVLHTEDDFAELADAYLARAAGQGVRHAEIFFDPQAHTARGVPIGTVIDGLARALDRSEERHGISTRLIMCFLRDESAESAMETLDAAKPCLHRIAGVGLDSAEAGHPPSKFREVYEAADALGLRKVAHAGEEGPPAYIREALDVLGVERIDHGLRCMEDPELVERLVRERVPLTLCPLSNVRLRAVDVLEEHPLGRMMDAGLLCTVNSDDPAYFGGYIGDTFHAVHEALGLTEEQLRELARNSFLASFLDDDEERRARLIAEVEAYDFEVGRPE
- a CDS encoding ribonuclease Z; this encodes MSVRELVVLGTASQVPTRHRNHNGYLLRWDGEGILFDPGEGTQRQMLRAGVAAHDINRICVTHFHGDHSLGLAGVIQRINLDRVPHPVTAHYPASGQRFFERLRYATAYRETVALDQKPVGGDSAVLATTDAYTLDAHRLSHPVESYGYRITEPDGRRMLPERLAAHGIQGPGVGRLQREGVLDGVTLDDVSEVRRGQRFAFVMDTRICDGVYALAEGCDMLVIESTFLDEDEQLASDHGHLTAGQAARVARDAGVRHLVLTHFSQRYSDPYEFERQARAAGYEGELTVAQDLWRIPVPKRT
- a CDS encoding histidine triad nucleotide-binding protein; translation: MAGEPQADCLFCKIVAGEVPATVVRETETIVAFRDINPQAPTHILVIPKAHYRDAATLAAAAPQLAADVLREAGEVAGEEKVDGAGYRIVFNTGAGAGQTVFHAHAHMLGGRGLEWPPG
- a CDS encoding S41 family peptidase — translated: MTQPAYLRYPHVHGELIAFTAEDDVWVAPLDGGRAWRVSADNVPVDHPRISPDGAHIAWSSRRDGAPEVHLAPVDGGPSDRLTHWGSGKTSVRGWTPDGEVLAISTYGQASLRRSWARAVPLDGGPATVLPYGPVGDVAFGRHTLLLSATMGREAAAWKRYRGGTAGKLWIDRPGEGEFVRLHEDLDGNVEYPLWVGERVAFLSDHEGVGAVYSSLPDGSELRRHTGIDGFYARHASTDGTRVVYAAAGELWLLDGLESDGPRRLDIRLGGQRTDLRPRPVKADRHLGTAAPDHTGRGSAVEIRGGVHWVTHREGPARALGVQPGVRARLPRTFRADGEEHVVWVTDAEGDDALEFAPAVGPAPGATPRRLGAGRLGRVLSLAVAPDGSRAAVASHDGRVLLVERESGEVREVDHSEHGHATGLVFSPDSGWLAWSHPGPSPLRQLKLANTADLSVSEATPLRFRDFQPAFTLDGKHLAFLSERAFDPVYDTHVFDLAFVGGCRPHLITLAATTPSPFGPQRHGRAFEADKDDRGRDQRDGEESGAPVTRIDLDGLADRIVPFPVEAGRYSTLRAAKDGLLWLSHPMRGVLGATRATPDDPGPKTALERYDLVQQRIEELVADATSFDVSGDGKRVLLYADGKLKVVPSDRRPSRDEDSDTNITVDLARVRSSVDPAAEWRQMYDEAGRLMRDNFWRADLGGVDWDGVLERYRPVLSRLATHDDLMDLLWEVQGELGTSHAYVTPRGGYGSAAARQGLLGADISRSADGTWRVDRILPSETSDPQAHSPLAAPGVAVRAGDAILAVDGRPVDEITGPGPLLVGAAGKAVELTISPAGGGDPRHAVVVPLADEEPLRYHAWVADRRSYVHERSGGRLGYLHVPDMQAPGWAQIHRDLRVEVAKEGLVVDVRENRGGHTSQLVVEKLARRIVGWDLPRGMQPQSYPQDAPRGPVVAVANEFSGSDGDIVNAAIKALGIGPVVGTRTWGGVVGIDSRYSLVDGTLVTQPKYAFWLEGYEWGVENHGVDPDVEVVMTPQDHAAGRDPQLDEAVRMALAVLSENPAKSAPSLP